The DNA sequence CATCTGAGGGGGACGGTCCATGACCGCACCGCACGCCGCAGCAAGCGCCAACGGCACCCGGACCGCCGGCCGGGGCTCCGGAGAGCTCAACTGGCTCCTCGACGAACTGGTCGACCGCGTCGCCAGCATCCGCAAGGCGCTGGTGCTCTCCAGCGACGGCCTGGCCACCGGGGCCTCCCGCGACCTCACCCGCGAGGACGGCGAACACCTGGCCGCCGTCGCCTCCGGATTCCACAGCCTCGCCAAGGGCGTGGGCCGCCACTTCGAGGCCGGACAGGTCCGGCAGACGGTCGTCGAACTCGACGAGGCCTTCCTGTTCGTGACCGCCGCCGGCGACGGGAGCTGTCTCGCCGTCCTGGCGGACGCCGACTCCGACGTGGGCCAGGTCGCCTACGAGATGACGCTCATGGTCAAGCGGGTCGGCGCCCACCTCGTCACGGCACCACGGACCGGACCGGCCGCCGGCGGGTGACGGCAGCCATGAGTGACTCCGTCGGAAGAGCTCACACGCCGCACCACTGGATCGACGCGGATGCCGGTCCGGTGGTCCGCCCCTACGCCATGACCCGTGGCCGCACCGGCCACGACAGCCGGCTGCGGCTCGACC is a window from the Streptomyces zhihengii genome containing:
- a CDS encoding roadblock/LC7 domain-containing protein; translation: MTAPHAAASANGTRTAGRGSGELNWLLDELVDRVASIRKALVLSSDGLATGASRDLTREDGEHLAAVASGFHSLAKGVGRHFEAGQVRQTVVELDEAFLFVTAAGDGSCLAVLADADSDVGQVAYEMTLMVKRVGAHLVTAPRTGPAAGG